The Moorella glycerini genomic interval GAAGAGCGCTCATACTGGTATAACTTCGGTCTACCTTTTAAACGGACAAGGGAAGTTATTGATCTCCGGCCAGGAGGAGGCAGATACCAGTTTCCAAACCCTTGCCGCTCGTGAAATTGCCGCCGGTAGAGGTGGGACGGGAAGGTACCGCGATTACAAGGGGCAGGAAGTGTTTGGCGCCTTTTTACCCCTGCAAGAAATCGGCTGGGGTGTGGTGGTAGAAAGAAAGGTAGCGGAAGCTATGGCTGCTGCCAAGGGTATAAGCATTTTTCTGGGGAGTGCGATAGGTTTAATTGCTATTTTTGCCTTCTTGCTGGCCAGGAGCCTGGCCGGCAGGCTAATGCGCCCCCTGGAAAACCTGGTGGAAGTTTCGAGCCGGATAGCCCGGGGAGAACTAAATGTCGAGGTTAAAAGCAGGGGGCAAGACGAGATCGGGAGACTCAGTTCTACTTTTGCCCTGATGGTTGGAGGTTTAAAAGAGATTGTTGGGAAAATTACCGACAGTGTCGCTGAGGTAACCGGTGTGGCACGGACACTGGCCAGCGGCGCAGCGACGGTCCAAAAGGCAAGTGGTGAAGTGAGAGCGGCTCTGTCCGAGGTTGCAGCAGGAGCAGAGAAGCAGGCTGAAGGTGTAAACGTAGTTGTAGAGACTTTAAATCAAATTGCCGCCGGCATGGAGCAGATTGCCGGCCGCGCCCTGGCCATAGCAGGGGAAGGTTCGCGGATGGGTGATATTGCTGCCTGGGGAGCAAGGAGCATGAACCAGGTAACCATCCAGATGGATGCCATCCAGGCGCAGCAGGACAACCTGGAGCAATTTATCACCAGCCTGACGGGCAGGGTGGAAGAGATCAGTCATTTAGTCGGCGTGGTTGGCAGTATTGCCGAACAGACCAATCTCCTGGCCCTGAACGCCGCCATTGAAGCAGCACGGGCAGGAGAACTGGGCCGGGGTTTCGCCGTGGTGGCCGCAGAAGTAAAGAAGCTGGCCGAGGAAGCGGGGCAGGCAGCCCAGGATATTACGCGTAAGGTCCAGGTAATCGAGGAGGAATCTGGTAATACGGTAAATGCCATGGCGGCAGTCAGGCGGCAGGTGGAAATTGGTGGCAAGGTAGTGCGGCAGGCAGAAATTGATTTTACCAACATTCGTTCCGCCCTGGGAGGAATCCTGCAGCAGGTAGAAGATATATCGGCTTCCATCCAGGAGATTTCGGCCGGCAGCCAGGAATTAAAACAGGCAGTGCAAGAAATAGCCGCCATCTCCCGGCGAACAGCCGGGTTAACTGCCGGCGTAATGGGGGCTCTGGAACATCAAGAAGAGGCTGTACGCCATTTACATACTGAAACCAGTACCCTTGAGGAAATGTCCGCCGGACTGCAACAGGCGGTAGCCTCCTTTAAAACCTAAGCTATATTTTTCCCCGGCCTGTCCTATATGAGGGTGTCAGTTTTAACCCGCAAGCTGGCTGCTAGGCTGGCAATTAACAAATATTTTACTTTATTTTAAAAACGGGATAACCGCGGCTTTACTTCATTTTAAACACTCTTTGCTATGATAGAGACATCAAATCTTAACAGGGAGGTTTTTGTCAATGCCCTTTTTCAGCTCACGGGTTACCCATAGTGGTTACCAGAGATTGTTATCCCTGGTCCTGGTAGTTACCTTGCTTGCTGCTGCTTTCCTGCCCCTGGTGCCGGCTGAAGCAGCGGCAACGGCCAAAAACGTTATTATCCTGGTTGGGGACGGCATGGGTGCCAGCCATACGACCCTGGCCCGCTGGTACAAGGGTGGTCCCCTGGCCCTTGATGAGATGGTCAGCGGTGCGGTCCGTACTTATTCAGCGGAATCTCTTATAACCGACTCCGCCCCGGCAGCCACTGCCTTTGCCACCGGCTATAAGTCAAACGACAAATTTATCGGTATTGCCGCCGCGAGTGTTACCGTCCCGGGAGCGGCCTCCTTCAACGCCGGCGACCAGTACAGGCCGCTGGCTACCGTCCTGGAGGGAGCCAAACTCCTGGGCAAAGCGACCGGTCTAATTGCCACCTCCAACCTGCAGCATGCCACACCGGCAGCTTTCTCTTCCCACTGGCACAGCCGCAGTAATTACGAGGAAATTGGGAAACAGCAGGTTTACGAACAGATAGATGTTGCTTTTGGTGGCG includes:
- a CDS encoding methyl-accepting chemotaxis protein — its product is MRHSLKQRLIFLFLLLSLLPLGLLGTVVVYIFSSARAAEVQQELQGTAVVLRRQLEMEIQSWVGEIRELVVSQNVRSLDPRGAKDVLLYKKSVTPVQEALTLVGGDGSIIAATDANDGASLAGREEVEQALNGETVIKETTVGGTTFLTIAVPVNPDGMKIKGVLLGNFALKTLEDVLKSAHTGITSVYLLNGQGKLLISGQEEADTSFQTLAAREIAAGRGGTGRYRDYKGQEVFGAFLPLQEIGWGVVVERKVAEAMAAAKGISIFLGSAIGLIAIFAFLLARSLAGRLMRPLENLVEVSSRIARGELNVEVKSRGQDEIGRLSSTFALMVGGLKEIVGKITDSVAEVTGVARTLASGAATVQKASGEVRAALSEVAAGAEKQAEGVNVVVETLNQIAAGMEQIAGRALAIAGEGSRMGDIAAWGARSMNQVTIQMDAIQAQQDNLEQFITSLTGRVEEISHLVGVVGSIAEQTNLLALNAAIEAARAGELGRGFAVVAAEVKKLAEEAGQAAQDITRKVQVIEEESGNTVNAMAAVRRQVEIGGKVVRQAEIDFTNIRSALGGILQQVEDISASIQEISAGSQELKQAVQEIAAISRRTAGLTAGVMGALEHQEEAVRHLHTETSTLEEMSAGLQQAVASFKT